Below is a window of Haloterrigena alkaliphila DNA.
CTTCAGCTCGGCGACCGGGACGCTGTTCGGCGCCGGCTACATGGTCCCGCAGGCGCTGGGCCACCACACCGAGTTCGGCGACGCGCGGTTCCGGGCGACCGTCGTCGGCCTCATCGCCCTCTCGGCGCTGTCCGCGTTCTGGCTGCTGGCCAACACCGGCCTCACGCCCGTTCGGATGGCGATCATCATGCCCGCGATCAACGGCCTGATCGCCCTGCCGGTCACCGTCCTCGGACTGATCGGCGCCGTCAACCGGTACGGCGATATATCGAAAAAAGAGAACGTCGCCTTCGCGCTCGTCGCGCTCGTCCTGCTCATCGGCAGCGCCATGACGGCCGAGTCGCTCGCGACGACGCTCGCTGGCTGGCTCTAGTCCTCGATCCGGCGGGCGCCAGGACGGGTATTTTTCCGATCGATCGCGTATTCGGCTCCGTGACTCGAGCGACGTTTCGGAGCCACCGGCTCGAGGAGACCGACACCGGACACTACACCGAGCTGTTGTACGACGACGGGACGAACGACGAGGTGCTGGTCTGTGCCGCCCACGGCGGGCAGGTCGAACCCTGGACCGCCGAGCAGGCGATCGACCTGACCGCCCGGCTCCCGAACGCCAGTTGCTGGGCGTGTCTGGGGTACGACGACGAGCGGAACTCGTTCGAACTGTGGCACCCGCCCTCGAGCGACGTTTCTCCCGACGAGTACCCGCTGCTCGGCGAGATCGCCGACCGGGGGTTCGAGACGGTCGTCAGCTTCCACGGCCTCGGCGACGATCGGGTGCTCGTCGGCGGCGCCACCGACCGCGAGACGAAACGCCGCGTCAGCCGTCGTCTTTCGAGGTGCCTCTCGGCGCCCGTCGAACCGGTTTCGTCGGGCCCCTGCGCCGGCGTCAGCCCGGACAACTTCGTTAACTGGCTCGCACGGGACGGCGCGGGCGGTTTGCAGCTCGAGCAGAGCCGCGCCGTCCGCGACGACGAGCGCGAGGCGGTCGTCGCCGCGCTCGCGGACCTCCGGACCGCCGGCGTACTCTAACTCCCTCGAGGTCGAGCAATCAGGCGGAACGATCCGTACCGATCCCGAGTGGGTCAGCCTCGATCAGGGCTTCGACGATTGCGCTCCCGACGCGGGCCGCGTTGTCGATCGCCAGCGCCAGACTCGCGGGATCGCCGTCGAAGCTCTCCGCGACGGACTCGCCGGGCGCCGGCCGGTCGTAGTTGGAGACGGCGCGCACGCTCAGGTACCGGTCGCGGAGACCGAACCGCTCGAGGGCGGTCGCCGTCGCGGCGTCTTCCATCTGGGTCGTCACGTAGGGCCCGACGCCGTAGGCCTCGCAGAGCCACGCGACCTCCCGCGCGTAGCGGGGGCCGTGCCAGAACTCGTCGCCGCAGACGGTCGTCCCGCGTTCGATGGTCGGCCCCGTCTGGGGCGCGGCGGGATACTCGCGCTGGTACTCGAGCGCGTCGTCGTCCTCGAGCGGGTCGACGTCGCCGGCGGCCGCGAGCGCACGGTCGACGACCGATTCCTCGAGTCGGTGAACGTAGTCCCGCGGGCGGTAGGCCAGGAGGTCGATGGGACGCTCGTCAGCCGTCCCAATGTCGTCCCCAGGCGCGCTCGAGTCGCTCCCGCTCGACCCGTGATCCCACCGGTGTTTCCGATCCCAGTCGACGACCGCGTCCGCGACCGCGACCGATCCCAGCGCGGCGGTGTCGGGCGACGACCCCGCGATGCCACACGAGACGACGTAGGCCGACTCGAGGTCGAGCCCCGGCGCCGCGAGCAGGGCGGTGACGGTCGTCGCCGCGTCGCTCTTGCCGATCCCGGTGGTCGTGACGGCGATCCCCTCCTCGGTCAGGTAGATCGGGGTGTCGGCGCCCGGAACCTCGAGCGCGCCGGCGATCTCGTCTCGCTCGAGCCACGGCCGACGCTCGTCGAGCGGCGCCTCGAACGCCGCGGTGAGGACCAGCGCGGCGGGGCAGACGGGCGCGTCCGGATCGGGCGTCCGCGGCGTCGGCAGCGCGTCGTCGCTGTCACTCATAGCGGTGGCCAGGGCGCCGTCGCGCAAAGGCCCACCGGATTCGTCAGACCGGAAGAGTTTCTATCACCGCCTGCGTTCCCCGGCCCGTGATCGACGAGGACGCCGACCTCACGGTCGACGACGAACTCCTCGCCCGGGCGCGGATCCACGCCCGCGAGGTCCTCGAGGAGTACGACTTCGCCGTCGACCGCGACGCCCTCGAGTGGGACGTCTCGACCCGCGCCCGTCGGCGCGCGGGAGCGTGTCGCTGGAACGCCGACCGCGAGGTGGCGACCATCGTGCTCACGCGGCGAGCCTACCGGCGCTACGACTGGGAGACGTTCGCGGGCGTCGTGAGACACGAACTCGTCCACGCCTGGGAGTTCCAGCGGTTCGGCGAGTCCGGCCACGGACCGCGGTTTCGCGAGAAGGCGGCCGAACTCGAGGCGCCGCGGCACTGCGAGTCGTTCTCCGAGCCCCGCTACGTCCTGCGCTGTCTGACGGCCGACTGCGACTGGACGGCAAACCGTCACCGAGCGTCGAAGCCGGTGAAGTCGCCCGATCAGTACCGCTGTGGCGTCTGCGGCGGAGCTTACGAAGTCGAACACGCCGAGAGCGGCCGGACGTGGACGACAGCCAGCGGATTCGGCGGGGCGAAGGCGGCCCTCGAGGACGAGTGGTGATGGCGACGACGAGCGGTGACGGCGACGGCGACGAGTGGTGACGACGACGGCAGCGAGCGATGACGGCGACGAGCGAGCGACCGACCGCGATTCGGCCGCTCGCCCGTGTGATCGGTCGAGCGCGGAACACTTATTCACCTGCCGCTATCCTGTTCAGCTATGGGTATACTCGAGCTAATGCTGGGCGACTCCGGCCCCGGCAAACAGGGGATCGAGGGGAAGTCGTTCAAACTACCGCAGGAGACCCACGACTTCGTCTATCCGGTCGCCGTGCGGCGCGCGGAACTGGACGCCTTCGACGAGTTGCTCGAGACCGAATCCGACGCGCCGCCCGTCGAGGGCGACGCCGACGGGCTGCAGGAGGCGTTCGACGAGGTCCTCGCCGACGTCGAAATCGACGCCGAGCAACTGGCCGCGAAACAGCAACAGCCGCGACTCGAGACCGAGGCGATCCTCGAGCGCTGGGACGAACAGGTGACCGACGACATCGGCGTCGTCTACGCCCGCGTCGACACCTACCCGACGCTGCTCACCTACGTCAACCGCTGCAAGCGCCGCGACGAGGACGGCGACGACCCGTTCGAACTGCCCGAGAGCTTCGGACGGGGAACGGCGCTGCTCAAACGACTCGACGAAGCCACGGAGAATCAGTACCGCGCGCTGGTTCACGAGGACCTGCTGCCGGAGCAGCAGTAGCCGGTTTCACGCCGGAACGGACCGCCCGTTCGACCGTTTCCTCCCGCTCGACACTCGATCCGGACTAGACGATCGTTTCGAACGCTTCGAGCGACGCGAGTTCGTAGGTCGGTTCGTGGTCGACGCCGTCGAGCCCCTCGTGGCCGGTGTCGATCCAGGCCGAGTCGATTCCCATCGCGTTCGCACCCGCGATATCGGCGTGCAGCGAGTCGCCGACGTGAATCGCCGTCTCGGGGGTCGCCTCGAGCCCCGCGAGCGCGCGTTCGAAGGGAGCCGCGTCGGGTTTCGGGTGGATTCCCTTCCCCGGATCGGTGAACACGCGGACGTCGAACGCGTCGGCGATGCCCAGCGCCTCGAGCTTTTTCGTCTGTGTCGGCCGCCCGCCGTTGGTGATCAGGCCGACCTGTGCGCGGTCGCGGGCGTGCTCGAGGGCCGCCTCCGCCCCGGGTCGAAACCGGACGGCGGTCGGGTCCTGCAGGTCGAGATAGTGGTCCGCGAGCGTCGGCGCGAGGGCCGGATCGGCGCCGGCGCGGCGGGCGACTTCGACGAACAACTGGTCGAAGAACTCGCGATCCGTTTCGGCGGTCGGCAGCGCGGGAATCGCGGCCCGCAGGTCCGTCGGCGTGCAGAACGGCTCGCAGTCGGCCCGCTCGAACGTCGCCTCGAGCAGCGTCGCGGGGTCCCGCGTGGGCTCGCAGAGGGTACTGTCGAGATCGAAACAGATCGCATCGTACGCGGCCATCGCCTCGAGAGAGGAGGGCTGGCGGTCTTAACGTTTCGATCGTGGCAGGATACCGCACGGTCGAGCGGTGGACGCGACCAGAGTATTGAACGCGTCCTCCGGTTACGGACGCCCTCGTTCGGTCACCGGCCGGGGTCAGCGACCGACGGGGCGATGTGGTCGCGAATCGGCGGTCGGTCGTCGCGACCTGCGGCATTCGCCACGTTCAAGCCGGTTCCCTTCGAGGGTCGAGATATGACGCGATCTGTCTGGGTCAAAGCCGACGACGCCGTCGGCGATTGGGACGACCGCCGGGCGCGGATCACCGCCGCGCTCGAGGCGGGCGCCGACTGGGTACTGGTCGACGAAGACGACGTCGAACGCGTGCGCGAACTCGGCGACATCGGCGTCGCGGCGTTCCGGACCGACGGCGACGTGACGCTGGTCGACGAGGTCGACACCGTCGACGATATCGACGACATCGACGAGGCCGAAGCCGACGGCGACGGCGACGGGACGACCGTCCGGCCCGACGCCGTCGTCGTCGGCAAGGAGGGCGAGGGCGACGCGACGATCGACCTCCCCGAGGACTTCTCCGGGTCGGCGGACCTCTCGACGCTTCGCCGCCGCGACGGCGACCTCGCCCGCGGCGCCTACGTCCGCATCCTCGGTAAGGAGTACGAGCGGTTCGCCGAGACCGCCGCCGACGAGGCCGACTACACCATCGTCGTCGGCGAGGACTGGACGATCATCCCCCTCGAGAACCTGATCGCCCGCATCGGCGAGGAGACCACGCTCGTCGCGGGCGTCTCCAGCGCCGAGGAGGCTAAAACGGCGTTCGAGACCCTCGAGATCGGCGCCGACGCCGTCCTGCTCGACTCGGACGACCCCGACGAGATCCGCGAGACCGTCGAGGTCCGCGACGAGGCCGAACGCGAGTCGCTCGACCTCGAGTACGCCGAGGTGCTCGACGTCGAGCGCGTCGGCAGCGCCGACCGGGTCTGCGTGGACACCGGAAATCTGATGGAACACGACGAGGGGATGCTCGTCGGCTCGATGTCCCGGGGCCTCGTGTTCGTCCACGCCGAGACCGCCGAGTCGCCCTACGTCGCCTCCCGGCCCTTCCGAGTCAACGCGGGCGCCGTCCACGCCTACGTCCGCACGCCCGACGGCGGCACGAGGTACCTCTCGGAACTCCAGAGCGGCGACGAGGTGCAGGTCGTCGACACCGCGGGCAACACCCGCGAGGCCATCGTCGGGCGGGTCAAGATCGAGCAGCGACCGATGTTCCGGGTCGCCCTCGAGACCGAGTCGGGCGATCGGGTCGAGACCCTCCTCCAGAACGCCGAGACGATAAAAGTCCCCACTCGCGATGGACGGACGGCGGTGACGGACCTCGAGGCCGGCGACGAACTCCTCCTCTACTACGAGGACACGGCGCGCCACTTCGGCGAAGCCGTCGAGGAGAGCATCATCGAGAAGTAGTCGGCCGGAACTTCGGCGCGCGATCGAACGGGCTGTAGATCAGATTCACGACCGTGCCGTCTCTTCCGCTTCGGCCTCGTCGGTCTCGGCGGTCATCGGCTCGAGCCGAGTCGTACACCAGTGACAGAACTCGAGGTCGGCGTCGACTTCTTTGCCACACTCGGGACAGGTCGGACCGTCGCTCGAGGCGTTCGCAGTCGGCGGGAACCCGAACGCGCGGAGGATCGCGTCGAACGTCGCGATCGCGACCACGAGCATGATCGTCATCTGGGCCATCGGATCGACGTTCGCGGCGACGTCCATCGACTCGGACATCATCTCGGACAGCGAGCCGCCGTCGGTGGCGAGATCCTGAACCGGGTAGAAGAACCAGATCGCCACGAAGTAGAGCCCGGCGAACAGCAGGGCGCGGAGCCAATCCCGAAGGAGAGCGTGGCCGGCGCCGGGGAGCAACAGCGAGAGGACACCGGCGGCGACCGCGCGAAGCCATGTCATCGTACGTGGTGCTAGGGCACCCCTGCCCTTAACATTCCGATTTCTCTTCGGCGCTGACTAGTCGCGAACGCCCAGTCGGGTCAGCAGGTCCGACAGCGTCTCGAGGTCGTACTGGCCGGGAGCGGTCGCCTCATCGGGGTCGACGGGGGCGTAGCCGATCTTCGACCCGTAGATCGGCGCCACCGCGCGCGTGTGGCTCCCCACCTCGCCCATCGCCATCGTCGCGACGGTATCGCCGTGGTACTCCAGTTGCTCGGTCGCCGAGAGCAGGGCGATGGTGTCGGCTTTCGACTCGGCCGTCACGGCCAGTTTCGCGACGTCGCCGTACTTGCTCGCCTCGGTCAGCGTCGAGACCAGTTCGCCCCGCGGCGGCGTCCCCTCGAAGTCGTGGGCCGAGACCACTACTGAAACGTCGCGCTCACGTGCGGTTTCGAGGACTGCGTCGGTGTCGAGCTCGTCGTCCAGAATCGCCTCGAGCTCCACGTCGATCGCCTCCACGGCCTCGAACGCGGTCGTCTCTGCCAGTACCTCGAGTCGCTCCGCATCGTCCTCGTCCCACTCGCCGCCCTCCCATGCGGCCCGGTTGGTCGCGAGGATCGGCAGATCGCCGTCGGAGGCTTCGAGTGCGTCGAGGTGGTCGTCGGCGAGATCCATCCGGAACTCGATCGCGTCCGCGTGCTCGCGAGCGGCCGGTTCCGCGAAGAGATCGGCGGTCGCAGCAGCGAGAACGAACGAATCGAAGTCGAGACTCATACCTAGCCTCTCGAACGAGCGCGAGAAAAACGGTGTCGTTCCGGCGAGTTACGCCACCCGTCGCGCGGTCTCAGGCCAGCCCCAGCGTCTCCTCGGCCTCGAGGAGTTCGTGGTACCGGTTTCGAATCGTCACTTCGGAGATGTCCGCGACGTCGCTGACGGCGGCCTGCGTGGTCTTCTCGTTGGTCAGGAGCGCGGCGGCGTAGACGGCGGCGGCCGCGAGACCGACCGGCGACTTGCCGCTGTGGACGCCCTTCTCCTTGGCGTTCTGGAGGAGCCCGCGGGCGCGGTGTTCGGCCTCGTCGGAGAGCTCCAGTCCGGAGGCGAAGCGGGGAACGTAGCTCTCGGGGTCGGCCGGCTGGACCTCGAGTCCGAGTTCGCGGACGACGTAACGGTAGGTCCGAGCGATCTCGTTCTTCTCGACGCGGGAGACGTCCGCGATCTCGTCGAGGCTCCGGGGGACGCCGGCCTGTCGGGCCGCCGCGTAGACGCAGGCCGTCGAAACGCCCTCGATGGAGCGACCGGGCAGCAGGTCCTCCTCGAGCGCGCGCCGGTAGATGACCGAGGCGGTCTCGCGGACGTTCGTCGGCAGGCCCAGCGCGGAGGCCATCCGGTCGATCTCGCCCAGCGCCTGCTTCAGGTTGCGCTCCTTGGAGTCGCGGGTTCGGAAGCGCTCGTTCCACTTGCGCAGGCGCTGCATCTTCTCCCGCTGCCGGGATCCCAGGGAGTTGCCGTAGGCGTCCTTGTTGCGCCAGTCGATGTTCGTCGAGAGCCCCTTGTCGTGCATCGTGTTCGTCGTGGGCGCGCCCACGCGGGACTTCTCGTTCTTTTCGGCGGCGTCGAACGCGCGCCACTCGGGGCCGCGGTCGACCGAGTCCTCCTCGACGACGAGGCCGCAATCCTCACAGACCGTCTCGCCGTGTTCGTCGTCGACGACGAGGTTGCCCGTACACTCGGGGCAGGCGAGGTCGCTTTGCTCGCTCTCGGTTTCGCTCGTCGATTCGTCCGTTTCCCGCTCGGTACGTCGTACTCTGGTGTTCGATGGAGTGTTGGTCATACGATGGCGAATGCTGACCGGCCGAACTGGCTGCAAAAGCCCGGACGGATTCGTTACCTACGTGGTTCTGACACTCGATGGTTAAGGGTTTCGAAATCGCGACCCGACACCTCTCGAAAGCGGGTAATTCGCGGGAACTAGCATCAACGATCAAAACATTAAAGCTGAGAAAGAGACCCGCACCGGTGGGTCCAACTGCGTGCCGTTCGAATCGCCGCCATGGAGCTCGCAGTCGGGAGTACGAACCCGGTCAAGGTGGAGGCGGTCGAACGCACGCTCGAGCGATTCGAGCCGACGGTCACGGCGGCCGACGTCGACTCCGGCGTCCCCGAACAGCCCTGGTCGATCGAGGAGACCGTGACGGGTGCCGAAACCCGCGCGCGGCGGACCCTCGCGGCGACCGGAGCCGACTACGGCATCGGTCTCGAGGGCGGCGTCGCCCGCATCGAAGGGGTTCCGGGGCTGTCGCTGATCATGTGGGGTGCCGCGACCGACGGCGATCGGATGGAACGCGGCGGCGGTCCCACGCTCCGCCTCCCGGACGACGTCGCCGACCGCCTCGCGGACGGAGCGGAACTGGGTCCGGTGATGGACGACGTTCTCGACACTTCGGGTGTCGCCGAGACCGAGGGTGCGGCCGGCGTGCTCACGGCCGGGTTGACGGGCCGGGCACAGGCGCTGGGCGAAGCAGTAGCCTGTGCCTTCGGCCCGTTCGTCGCGAGCGAATCGCTTCCAATCGACTACTGATTCGTCGGTTCAGGACCGCTTGAGGCCGTTCGTCCTATCGTGTCGGTCCCGCGCGATCGTCCGCGTTTAGCCTTCTGTGATGGTTTTAGACTTGTGATAGTCACGAAATATACTATATTAACCGGACGTACCAACGGAAGCTTTCTAACCCGTTATCGTTCCATTACCGTCCCCCGAAACCGCAAGCAGGCGCCGGGTTAACCTAGCGTACCAAACCCCATAAGGGCATTCCTGCCATCGAACGAAGTATGAGCACCGCAATAACTGCCGACCTCACGAGCAAACAACAGCGAATCCTCCAGTATCTCCGGGAAAACGCGGCAACGAAGACGTACTTCAAATCCCGCCTCATCGGACAGGATCTCGGCATGACGGCCAAGGAAGTCGGATCGAACATCACCGCCCTCCAGGACGGAAACTACGACGTCGAGATCGAAAAGTGGGGTTACTCCTCGAGTACGACGTGGAAAGTTAACGTTTAAGCAGACGCTTCGATCCAAACGCCCTGATCGGATCCTCCTCACACCCCGTTCTTCTCGACGCAACTGTCCCCCACAGCGACCGCTTTCTCACGGTGCGGTTCGTATCGACGGCCGAATGCCGACGCCGATTTTGTTCGACATGGACGGGGTGATCCTCGAGGGATCGGGAACCGATCCGCAGGTGTACGCCGACGCTATCGTCAGAACGCGCGCGTTCTGACGGGCCATCAGACGGCACCTGATGACGGCTGACGACGCCCTCGCCGATCTCGGCGCCGATCCGACGCCGGCCCAGCGAGCCGATCTCAGGCGTCACGACATCGAACAGGTCCGGGCCTACTGCGAAACGCTGGGTGTCAACCCGGCGCGGTTCTGGGAGTTGAAAGACGCGTACGCCTCCCAACGAACCCACGAACGGCTTCGATCGGGTGACCGCGGCTACTACGACGACGTCGACGCCATCGCCGAGCTGGCCGAGCGGACCACCGTCGGACTGGTCACCGACAACCGCCACGCGACCGCAGAGTTCGTCGGCGACTCGACCACAGACGTCACCGACGCCCGCGCGGCCGGCCTCGAGGCGGCGTTCCTCCGCCGGCCGCACAATCGCGACGTCGACACTCCCTCCGGGGCGCTCGCGGAATTCGAATCGCTGACCGAAATCGGGCCGCTGCTCGAGTCGCTCGACGACCCTAATTCGCGACTGAACGGGCCCGATTTCGAGAAGTAATGTCCTCTTACCGCCGATATCCGCGCCTTACCGGCCGCCGTACGTGAGGAACTGATCCGCGTTGCGCGCGAGTCCCTGTGCCGCCTCGCCGAAGGAATCGGCGTGGCGCACGACCAGAATCAGCACCGTCTCGGGCCGTTCGACGGCGTAGCCGTCCTCGCGGGAGAGCAGGCCGGCCTCCTCGAGTTCGCCGGCGTACTTGCTCACCGTCGGCGGCGAGACGTCCAGCGCGGTGGCGAGATCGCCGGCCGTCGCCTCGGGGTTGCCCAGCAGTTCGATCAGCATGCCGCGAGGCGTCTCCCGACGGAGATAGCCCAACGCCTGCTTTTCGAACTCGTCGAACCGCTCGGCCGGGACGAACCGCTTGTAGTCGCCGTCGCGATAGCGCTCGATCGCGCCGACGTCCTCGAGGCGACGCAGGTGGTGCTGGGTTTCGCCAGTGCCCAACTGGAGGTCGTCTCGAATCTTCGAGAAGTGCGCGCCGGGCGTCATCGAGAGGTAACCGGCGATTGCGTCGCGTGCGTCGCTCTCGCCGGCGTCTGCCGCCGCCGACTCCGAGAGGCCGACCAGCGGCGAAGCGGCGCCGAGCGCAGCGAAACGACGAAGTGTCGCTCGTTTTTCGTTATCGACGCCATTTGAGTCCGTCATGCTATGCCTACTACCCGAAATGGGGCCAATCGTAAAACAGGTTTCGCTCGACTTTATTCACCGAAAACTGACTGTCTTCGTATCTAGGTGTTCGTATCGGCGTCGCCGGCGAACTCCTGATCCATCTCTTCGATGACCTCGTCCGGATCCGAGATGTTGGACGGGTCGGCCCCTTCTTTGATCGCCTGAGCCTCCTGCTCCATCGCTTCGACGTCCATCTCGGCTTCCTGATCGATTTCGCCGATGATCTCCGCGATGTCGTCCAGTCCGATCAGTTCGCGCGTTTCGTCGTCGAACTCGCGGCTCTCGAGTTCCGAACCGTTCTCCTTGATGTCGCTGCCCGAGAGGTGTTTGCCGTAGCGGCCGACCAGCGAGGTCAGTTCCTGGGGCATGACGAACGTCGTCGATTCGCCCTGCCCGATCTCGGCCAGCGTCTCCATCCCCTTGTCGATGACCGCGCGTTCGCCCATCGATTCGGCGGAGCGGGCGCGCAGCACGGTCGAGATCGCGTCACCCTGCGCTTCGAGGATCTGGCTTTGCTTCTCGCCCTGAGCGCGGATGATCTCGCTCTGTTTGTCACCCTCCGCTTTCTCGACGGCGCTGCGGCGTTCACCCTGGGCCTCGAGGATCATGGCGCGGCGTTTCCGCTCGGCGGAGGTCTGTTGCTCCATCGCGCGCTGGACGTCCTTCGAGGGGTTGACCTCGCGAACCTCGACCGACTCGACGCGGATGCCCCATTCGTCGGTGGGTTCGTCGAGTTCCTGGCGGATGCGCGCGTTGATCTCCTGGCGTTTGTTCAGCGTGTCGTCGAGTTCCATGTCGCCCAGCACGGCACGGAGGGTGGTCTGGGCGAGATTGGAGACGGCCCGCTTGTAGTCGTCGACCTGCAGGAACGCCTTCTTGGCGTCCATCACCTTGATGTAGACGACCGCGTCGGCCGTCACGGGGGAGTTGTCCCGCGTGATCGCTTCCTGACGGGGGACGTCCAGTGTCTGCGTTCGCATGTCGAACGCGTACGTGTTCGAGACGAACGGCGGGACGAAGTTGATCCCCGGCTCGAGCAGTTTGCGGTACTCGCCGAAGACCGTGAGCGCGCGCTTCTCGTACGCATCGACGATCTCGATCGCACTGAGGAGGGCGGCGATGACGACGAGGAGGACGAGCGCTCCCACGAACAGCAATGCGCCGCCAGCGGCTTGTAGTGGTACTAGATCTACGACCATAATCGATCTTGTCACGGGAACGGGAAAAACGTTCCCTTATTTCGCTAACAGGTCCGCCCGCCGCAGGTCGGCTAGCTCGACCGCTCCGTTTCGGTTTCCGACGCCGATTCGGCGACGCCGTCGGCGTCGGGCGTCGGCTCGAGGTCGTCTCCCCCGTCGGTGTCGGTCTCGGTCTCGGTCGCAGCCCGGTCCCGCTCGAGCGCCCGATCGATCTCGTCCTCGCCGATCGCGCCGAGCGATTCGACCGTCACCACGTTGCCGCCGCCGGGATCGAGGACGATGATCTCTTCGCCCTCCTCGATCGTCCCGCTGGTCGAGCGGGCGCTGTAGTAGGGGGCGAAGCCCCCTTCGTCGAGTTTGACCTCACCGTCGCGAGCCGTGACCGTCTCCGTGACGTATCCCGTCGCCCCCGCCAGCGAACTCGAGTCGGTCGTCCGCGCGGTGCCCTTGCCGCCGTAGAAGTCGAATTCGCGGTAGACGTACGCCGCACCGAGGCCGATAACGAGCGTCAGCGCCGCCAGAACGATCGGACTCAGGGTGAGCGGGACGAGCACGCCGATCAGTCCCGCGCCGACCAGCGCGACGCCGATGACGATGAGGTGTGCACCCGGCGAGATGGCCTCGAGGCCCATCAGGACGAGCCCTGCGACCAGGAGCGCCAACGGCATGTTCCCCAGCAGGAGGTCGAGCATGTGCCGAGCTAAGTTCTCACCGGAATTAAAGGTTATCGAGCCGATAGGCCGTTGACGTGACGAGCGGATCGGTCGGGTCCGACGATCCGCCGGGGCTCACCCGTCTCACAACGGCAGGGAGAGGAGCCGAAACAGCACGAGTACCATCGCGACGGCTCCGAGGAACACGAAGATGACGTGCTCGAGGTCCGGATCGCCGGGTTCGATCGGCGTCGAACTGGGTTCCGGCGCGTACGCGTCGTCTGCGTCGGCGTCGGCCGCGTCGACGTCGTCCGTCTCGTCCCCGTTGCCTTCCGAGAGATCGAGCGGGATCCGATACCCCTCCTCGCGAGGGTCGTCGTCGCGCGCGACGGAGCCGAATCGATCGTCGGAGCCGCGGCGGTCCTCGCTTCCCGTCAGATCCCAGTCGTCCGAGTCGGTCGCCGACGAATCCGACGTTCGGTCGCGGTCGTCGGTCCCGGACGCGTCGTCTGCCATACCCGACCTAACGCGTCGGGCATCAAAAACCCGCGGTCCGCGCGGCGGTTCCGACTCGAGGCCCGACTGCCGTCCCCGAAGTCGATCAGGCCGTGACTGCCGCCCCGAAGACGATCGGGTCGCGGCTGCAGTCCC
It encodes the following:
- a CDS encoding winged helix-turn-helix transcriptional regulator; this translates as MTDSNGVDNEKRATLRRFAALGAASPLVGLSESAAADAGESDARDAIAGYLSMTPGAHFSKIRDDLQLGTGETQHHLRRLEDVGAIERYRDGDYKRFVPAERFDEFEKQALGYLRRETPRGMLIELLGNPEATAGDLATALDVSPPTVSKYAGELEEAGLLSREDGYAVERPETVLILVVRHADSFGEAAQGLARNADQFLTYGGR
- a CDS encoding SPFH domain-containing protein, which translates into the protein MVVDLVPLQAAGGALLFVGALVLLVVIAALLSAIEIVDAYEKRALTVFGEYRKLLEPGINFVPPFVSNTYAFDMRTQTLDVPRQEAITRDNSPVTADAVVYIKVMDAKKAFLQVDDYKRAVSNLAQTTLRAVLGDMELDDTLNKRQEINARIRQELDEPTDEWGIRVESVEVREVNPSKDVQRAMEQQTSAERKRRAMILEAQGERRSAVEKAEGDKQSEIIRAQGEKQSQILEAQGDAISTVLRARSAESMGERAVIDKGMETLAEIGQGESTTFVMPQELTSLVGRYGKHLSGSDIKENGSELESREFDDETRELIGLDDIAEIIGEIDQEAEMDVEAMEQEAQAIKEGADPSNISDPDEVIEEMDQEFAGDADTNT
- a CDS encoding NfeD family protein, whose protein sequence is MLDLLLGNMPLALLVAGLVLMGLEAISPGAHLIVIGVALVGAGLIGVLVPLTLSPIVLAALTLVIGLGAAYVYREFDFYGGKGTARTTDSSSLAGATGYVTETVTARDGEVKLDEGGFAPYYSARSTSGTIEEGEEIIVLDPGGGNVVTVESLGAIGEDEIDRALERDRAATETETDTDGGDDLEPTPDADGVAESASETETERSS
- a CDS encoding DUF7312 domain-containing protein, whose amino-acid sequence is MADDASGTDDRDRTSDSSATDSDDWDLTGSEDRRGSDDRFGSVARDDDPREEGYRIPLDLSEGNGDETDDVDAADADADDAYAPEPSSTPIEPGDPDLEHVIFVFLGAVAMVLVLFRLLSLPL